The Pseudomonas sp. TH06 genome has a window encoding:
- a CDS encoding LTA synthase family protein, whose protein sequence is MTGRSFFVSVLLNGLRHPSARLFSLIFLLLIVPVCLRAALGWSTPLGYLSDLAIGSLLVLLLHRRAWWLALPVLLFWGLLAVATAELVSAVGRLPSPADLHYLFDPQFVENSTGGGLAHPALGITLLLALMVWLLTQFAGRGIARPALPRAFWAAPLALFAAHWGAQNLWPSEEDPWRAYNLPHQLLATQVADVQIQAEEWLDGDVEEVAPPMAGLTDVDLDGHRLLAAPGQARNVLVITLEGIPGAYIRANREAIGSHYQEDLMPRLSRWAQRGMNTPDYVLHTHQTIRGLYAMLCGDYDKLNNGTPKGVEMLTQKERNQACLPAQLRQNGFTTHYLQGAGLRFMAKDKIMPHIGFDATHGLEWFTNSNYLEFPWGKDDKAFFEGALDYVGQLKKQKQPWMLTLLTVGTHQPYSAPEDYLERYDTPKQAAVGYLDDALDQFLSGLERQGVLKDTLVVITSDESHGIDGVRLASSWGFNLTLAPEQEQLPRLNAGVYGHVDLSASILDYFDLPVPTALTGRSLFRDYDSGREIMSFTNGKLRYHDGKGIFSECDMPRRCRYYESAGFIAESATFKGTYSGLRARQIAARATALDLSLLRTPLNHRYQFGSNNVIPLQAQINNDWADNLIGAQYLEMPKGSHTRVRLTVRSVDPQQAAYIQLKAKEFEQDVQLGLPAEMVATADQPLEMDFSFENPLPRKAFSFHLLGYGLGAVEVTDFSVITELPGQEDMLDDVPEDEAAQST, encoded by the coding sequence ATGACTGGAAGGTCTTTTTTTGTGAGCGTTCTTTTGAATGGGCTGAGGCATCCTTCTGCCCGCCTCTTTTCGCTGATTTTTCTCCTGTTGATCGTGCCGGTATGCCTGCGTGCCGCGCTTGGCTGGTCGACGCCGTTGGGTTATTTGTCGGACCTGGCCATCGGCAGCCTGCTGGTGCTGTTGCTGCATCGCCGTGCGTGGTGGCTGGCTTTGCCGGTGCTGTTGTTCTGGGGGTTGCTGGCGGTGGCGACGGCCGAACTGGTCAGCGCCGTCGGCCGCCTGCCCAGTCCTGCCGATCTGCATTACCTGTTCGATCCGCAATTTGTCGAAAACTCCACTGGCGGTGGGCTGGCACATCCGGCGCTGGGTATCACGTTGCTGCTGGCGTTGATGGTCTGGTTGCTGACACAGTTTGCCGGACGCGGCATTGCCCGCCCGGCCCTGCCCCGCGCTTTCTGGGCCGCGCCGCTGGCGCTGTTTGCCGCGCACTGGGGCGCACAGAATCTGTGGCCGAGCGAAGAAGACCCGTGGCGAGCGTACAACTTGCCCCATCAACTGCTGGCTACTCAGGTCGCTGATGTGCAGATCCAGGCCGAGGAGTGGCTGGACGGTGATGTCGAAGAAGTCGCGCCACCCATGGCCGGCCTCACCGACGTCGATCTCGATGGCCACAGGCTGCTGGCCGCTCCGGGTCAGGCGCGCAACGTGTTGGTGATCACCCTCGAAGGCATTCCCGGCGCCTACATCCGCGCCAATCGCGAAGCCATCGGCAGCCATTATCAGGAAGACCTGATGCCCAGACTCAGCCGCTGGGCCCAGCGCGGCATGAACACTCCGGACTACGTCCTGCATACGCACCAGACCATTCGCGGTCTATACGCCATGCTCTGCGGTGATTACGACAAACTGAACAACGGCACGCCGAAAGGTGTGGAAATGCTCACCCAGAAGGAACGTAATCAGGCCTGCCTGCCAGCGCAACTGCGCCAGAACGGTTTCACCACCCACTATCTACAAGGCGCGGGCCTGCGTTTCATGGCCAAAGACAAGATCATGCCGCACATCGGTTTCGATGCGACGCATGGCCTGGAGTGGTTCACCAACAGCAACTATCTGGAATTCCCGTGGGGCAAGGACGACAAGGCCTTCTTCGAAGGTGCGCTGGATTATGTCGGCCAACTGAAAAAGCAAAAGCAACCGTGGATGCTGACGCTGCTGACGGTGGGCACCCATCAGCCCTACTCCGCGCCGGAAGACTATCTGGAGCGCTACGACACACCGAAGCAGGCTGCTGTCGGTTATCTGGATGATGCGCTGGATCAGTTCCTCAGCGGTCTTGAGCGTCAGGGGGTGTTGAAAGACACGCTGGTGGTGATCACCTCGGATGAATCCCACGGCATTGACGGCGTGCGTCTGGCCTCTTCCTGGGGTTTCAACCTGACACTGGCACCTGAACAAGAACAACTGCCGCGACTCAACGCCGGGGTGTATGGCCATGTCGACCTGAGCGCGTCGATCCTCGATTACTTCGACCTGCCGGTGCCTACCGCCCTGACCGGGCGTTCGCTGTTTCGCGACTACGATTCCGGCCGCGAAATCATGTCGTTCACCAACGGCAAACTGCGCTATCACGACGGCAAGGGGATTTTTTCCGAATGTGACATGCCGCGCCGCTGCCGCTATTACGAAAGTGCCGGTTTCATCGCCGAGAGCGCCACCTTCAAAGGCACCTACAGCGGTCTGCGCGCCCGCCAGATTGCGGCCCGCGCCACCGCACTCGACCTGTCGCTGCTACGCACCCCGTTGAATCATCGTTATCAGTTCGGCAGCAACAACGTCATTCCGCTGCAAGCCCAGATCAACAATGACTGGGCCGACAACCTGATCGGTGCGCAATACCTTGAGATGCCCAAGGGCTCACACACCCGCGTACGCCTGACGGTGCGTTCAGTGGATCCGCAGCAGGCCGCGTACATTCAGCTCAAGGCCAAGGAATTCGAACAGGACGTGCAACTGGGATTGCCGGCGGAAATGGTCGCCACTGCCGATCAGCCACTGGAGATGGATTTCAGCTTCGAAAACCCGCTGCCGCGCAAAGCCTTTTCATTCCATCTGCTGGGTTATGGCCTCGGGGCCGTCGAGGTCACCGATTTCAGCGTGATCACGGAATTGCCAGGCCAGGAAGACATGCTCGACGACGTGCCGGAAGACGAAGCCGCGCAGTCCACCTGA
- a CDS encoding sterol desaturase family protein, producing the protein MDVLAQIHAHLERWVITPVTGQFVGLFDFNGRVGVVFILASYSVAYLLFRYRSSRGLTPARSFWQFIGGGGVFGHRSAWLDYRYYFIKAILKVVWVLPIVALVDPYLLHSGDYQRFFSHLWGAREQLPDYPLIALFYGLGVFLLKDFLHYWVHRAFHSRYLWAFHKVHHSAPVLVPATASRIHIVETLVERLVMTAGIAAFSGGVWYACGGEVSRYTLFGVTWLVLILNSLAASLRHSHVWFSFGPRIEHVLNSPAQHQIHHSDAPHHFNKNFATNLSVWDWMFGTLYVTTATPEKLHFGTGQADHERYLTLYSLIVTPFVEAARHLSAKRARAIDMR; encoded by the coding sequence GTGGATGTTCTCGCGCAAATTCATGCTCATCTTGAACGGTGGGTCATCACCCCGGTTACCGGGCAATTTGTCGGCCTGTTCGACTTCAACGGTCGCGTCGGTGTGGTGTTCATCCTTGCGTCCTACAGCGTCGCCTACCTGCTGTTTCGCTACAGGTCATCTCGCGGACTGACGCCAGCACGTTCTTTTTGGCAATTCATCGGTGGCGGTGGTGTATTCGGCCATCGCTCGGCGTGGCTGGATTATCGCTACTACTTCATCAAAGCCATTCTCAAAGTCGTATGGGTGCTGCCGATCGTGGCGCTGGTCGATCCCTACCTTCTGCATTCCGGCGACTATCAGCGATTTTTCAGCCACCTCTGGGGTGCCCGTGAGCAGTTGCCCGATTACCCGTTAATTGCGCTGTTTTACGGATTGGGCGTGTTTCTGCTCAAGGACTTCCTGCATTACTGGGTTCATCGGGCGTTTCATTCGCGGTATCTGTGGGCATTCCATAAGGTTCATCATTCGGCACCGGTTTTGGTGCCGGCCACCGCTAGCCGGATCCACATTGTCGAAACGCTGGTCGAAAGGCTGGTCATGACGGCGGGGATCGCGGCATTTTCCGGAGGGGTCTGGTATGCCTGCGGAGGAGAGGTCAGTCGCTATACCTTGTTCGGTGTGACGTGGCTGGTGCTGATCCTCAACAGTCTGGCGGCGAGTCTGCGGCACAGTCATGTGTGGTTTTCGTTTGGCCCCAGGATCGAACATGTGCTGAACAGTCCTGCTCAACATCAAATCCACCACAGCGATGCGCCGCACCATTTCAACAAAAACTTCGCCACCAACCTGTCTGTGTGGGACTGGATGTTCGGTACGTTGTACGTCACCACGGCGACGCCGGAGAAGTTGCATTTCGGCACGGGGCAGGCCGACCACGAGCGCTATCTCACGCTCTACAGCCTGATCGTCACGCCCTTCGTGGAGGCGGCGCGACACTTGTCGGCGAAGCGAGCACGGGCAATCGATATGCGATAG
- a CDS encoding helix-turn-helix transcriptional regulator — protein sequence MKNRLKELRAERKWSQVDLAERLNVSRQTINAIENERYDPSLPLAFQIARAFEMPIESIFDDGLG from the coding sequence ATGAAAAACCGCCTGAAGGAACTGCGCGCCGAACGCAAATGGTCACAGGTCGATCTGGCCGAACGGCTGAACGTCTCGCGCCAGACGATCAACGCCATCGAGAACGAGCGCTACGACCCGAGCTTGCCGTTGGCGTTTCAGATTGCCCGGGCGTTCGAGATGCCGATTGAAAGCATCTTTGATGATGGGTTGGGCTGA
- a CDS encoding copper chaperone PCu(A)C, translating into MQPVLNHIKRGVLALSLLGLAFQVSAQTQVDDAWVRATVPTQSASGAFMTLTADSDSKLLSVATPVAKDVQIHEMTMKNDVMSMGPVKFVELPAGKAVKLDPNGYHVMLMGLTGQLKEGQTVPLTLTVENAKGEKETVEVKAAVRSLTNMEGHDHSKMH; encoded by the coding sequence ATGCAACCTGTTCTGAACCACATCAAACGCGGCGTACTCGCTCTGTCCCTGCTGGGCCTGGCATTCCAGGTTTCGGCACAGACCCAGGTCGACGATGCCTGGGTGCGCGCGACCGTACCGACCCAGTCCGCCAGCGGCGCGTTCATGACCCTCACCGCCGACAGCGACAGCAAGTTGCTCAGCGTCGCGACCCCGGTGGCCAAAGACGTGCAGATCCACGAAATGACCATGAAGAATGACGTCATGAGCATGGGCCCGGTGAAGTTCGTCGAACTGCCAGCCGGCAAAGCCGTCAAGCTTGATCCGAATGGCTACCACGTGATGCTGATGGGCCTGACCGGTCAGTTGAAAGAAGGCCAAACCGTGCCGCTGACCCTGACCGTGGAAAACGCCAAGGGCGAGAAAGAAACCGTTGAAGTGAAGGCCGCCGTGCGTTCACTGACCAACATGGAAGGTCACGATCACAGCAAAATGCATTGA
- a CDS encoding SCO family protein has product MTALLTRRKVLAGMGVLGLGLLAGCDTRGQLSYKYGKDLSNKIMGRTFKLKNTDGETMTLSSFRGMMPMVFFGFTQCPAVCPTTLARAAKIKKLMGADGDRLQVIFISLDPERDTPEILDAYMKAFDPTFVALYGTLEETQATAKEFDVFYEKVPAGDTYTISHTATSYVYDSNGGLRLGLSTSLSAEECTEDLLTVMEVC; this is encoded by the coding sequence ATGACGGCTTTGTTGACTCGCCGCAAGGTACTTGCGGGAATGGGCGTACTCGGGCTCGGCCTGCTCGCCGGTTGCGACACCCGCGGCCAATTGTCGTACAAGTACGGCAAGGATCTGAGTAACAAGATCATGGGGCGCACCTTCAAGCTGAAGAACACCGATGGCGAAACCATGACGCTGTCGAGCTTTCGCGGCATGATGCCGATGGTGTTTTTCGGCTTCACCCAATGCCCGGCAGTCTGCCCGACCACCCTGGCCCGCGCGGCGAAAATCAAAAAGCTGATGGGCGCCGATGGCGATCGCTTGCAGGTGATTTTCATCTCCCTCGATCCTGAGCGCGACACGCCAGAAATCCTCGACGCCTACATGAAGGCCTTCGACCCGACGTTCGTTGCGCTGTACGGCACGCTTGAGGAAACCCAGGCCACGGCCAAGGAATTCGACGTGTTCTACGAGAAAGTCCCGGCCGGCGACACGTACACCATCTCGCACACCGCCACCAGTTACGTTTACGACTCCAACGGCGGCTTGCGCCTGGGTCTGTCCACCTCACTTTCGGCAGAAGAATGCACGGAAGATTTGCTTACTGTTATGGAGGTCTGCTGA
- a CDS encoding efflux transporter outer membrane subunit yields MSTLRISLLSMAMLMAGCSLIPDYQRPASPSAAQYPQGPQAATTDEDWRTLFNDPALQQLIESALVNNRDLRVAALNVEAFQAQYRIQRADLLPAVSANASESRQRMPPSVTRSKAMINSTYAVNLGISAYELDFFGRVRSLSEQALQTWLATEEARRSAQLSLVANVANAYLTWRADQELLALTRETLIADEQSLHLTTRNREAGKSSALEQAQAKTSVDTSRANLARYQRQVAQDLNSLTLLVGAPVPESLPARPLASDLVQQLPAGLPSDLLQRRPDILQAEYKLKAANANIGAARAAFFPSVSLTANAGTSSRDLSGLFGAGSGAWTFQPQISLPIFNAGSLSASLDYSKLQKDVAVAEYEKSIQTAFQEVADGLAARSTYQQQLQAQRDLVQATQDYYNLAQHRYQNGVDSSLVFLDAQRSLFSSQQGLISDRLAQLVAEVNLYTALGGGWRAAEATIQ; encoded by the coding sequence ATGTCCACCCTGCGAATTTCCCTGCTGTCCATGGCCATGCTGATGGCGGGCTGCTCTCTGATTCCCGACTATCAACGCCCCGCCTCACCGAGTGCCGCGCAATATCCGCAAGGCCCGCAGGCGGCAACGACCGACGAAGACTGGCGCACGCTGTTCAACGACCCGGCCCTGCAACAGCTGATCGAAAGTGCCCTGGTCAATAACCGCGACCTGCGCGTAGCGGCACTCAACGTCGAAGCCTTTCAGGCGCAATACCGCATTCAGCGCGCTGACCTGCTGCCGGCGGTGTCGGCCAATGCCAGCGAATCGCGGCAACGCATGCCGCCGAGCGTGACCCGCAGCAAAGCCATGATCAACTCGACCTACGCGGTCAACCTCGGCATCAGCGCCTATGAGCTGGATTTTTTCGGCCGTGTGCGCAGCCTCAGCGAGCAGGCCTTGCAAACCTGGCTGGCCACCGAAGAAGCGCGGCGCAGTGCACAGTTGAGCCTGGTGGCCAACGTCGCCAACGCCTACCTGACCTGGCGCGCCGATCAGGAACTGCTGGCCCTGACCCGCGAGACCCTCATCGCCGATGAGCAGAGCCTGCACCTGACCACGCGCAACCGCGAGGCCGGCAAGTCGTCGGCACTGGAGCAGGCGCAAGCGAAGACCAGCGTTGATACCTCGCGGGCGAATCTGGCGCGTTATCAACGCCAGGTCGCGCAGGACCTGAACAGCCTGACGCTACTGGTCGGCGCGCCAGTGCCCGAGTCCTTGCCCGCACGTCCGCTGGCCAGCGATCTGGTGCAGCAACTGCCGGCCGGTCTGCCGTCGGATCTGCTGCAACGACGCCCGGACATTCTTCAGGCCGAGTACAAACTCAAAGCGGCCAACGCCAACATCGGCGCGGCGCGGGCGGCGTTTTTTCCCAGCGTCAGCCTGACGGCCAATGCCGGTACTTCCAGTCGCGATCTGTCGGGTTTGTTCGGCGCAGGCTCCGGGGCATGGACGTTTCAGCCGCAGATCAGCCTGCCGATATTCAATGCCGGCAGCCTGAGCGCCAGCCTTGATTATTCGAAATTGCAGAAAGACGTGGCCGTGGCCGAATACGAAAAATCGATTCAGACAGCGTTTCAGGAAGTCGCCGATGGGCTGGCGGCACGCAGCACCTATCAGCAGCAATTACAGGCGCAGCGCGATCTGGTGCAAGCCACTCAGGACTATTACAACCTGGCGCAACACCGTTATCAGAATGGCGTCGACAGCAGTCTGGTGTTTCTCGATGCCCAGCGTTCACTGTTCAGCTCTCAACAAGGGCTGATCAGCGACCGCCTCGCGCAACTGGTCGCCGAAGTGAATCTGTACACCGCGCTGGGCGGCGGTTGGCGGGCTGCAGAGGCGACGATTCAGTAA
- a CDS encoding helix-turn-helix transcriptional regulator: MNLTGSIRNKENPHFYWQLGELIASTGDDHFATNMFQLVDTLVPVNRVDLTEWTLDERQASVVEIKPLGSAGPARTFPPPDSLESPDDHPLLQKMIEMNDSLLIQLKASLLPCHPQHSVHQCNLVSRTSNRRCVISFYRPHTQRVFSLPELSFLKSLSDTLLPLIERHAQISRQTIAKQPRQPSIDLDQAPLALVFDERLMLSDVVLSAREKEVCLGLLTGGTVPHMAEKLRVKNSSIETYLKRATAKLGVSGRHGLAKWMAGA, translated from the coding sequence ATGAATCTGACCGGCAGCATTCGCAACAAGGAAAACCCGCACTTCTACTGGCAATTGGGGGAACTGATTGCAAGCACGGGCGATGATCACTTCGCCACGAACATGTTCCAGTTGGTCGACACGCTGGTGCCGGTCAATCGGGTCGATCTGACCGAGTGGACGCTGGATGAGCGTCAGGCCAGCGTGGTCGAGATCAAGCCGTTGGGCAGTGCCGGTCCGGCACGAACCTTCCCGCCGCCGGATTCTCTGGAGAGCCCGGACGATCACCCGTTGTTGCAAAAAATGATCGAGATGAATGATTCACTGTTGATCCAGTTGAAAGCCTCGCTTCTGCCCTGCCACCCGCAACACAGCGTCCACCAGTGCAATCTGGTGTCGCGCACGTCCAACCGCCGCTGCGTCATCTCGTTTTACCGTCCGCATACCCAACGGGTGTTTTCCCTGCCGGAGTTGTCGTTTCTCAAGAGCCTGTCCGACACCCTGTTGCCGCTGATTGAGCGACATGCGCAAATCAGTCGACAAACCATCGCCAAACAACCGCGCCAGCCCTCGATCGACCTGGATCAGGCACCGCTTGCGCTGGTGTTCGACGAGCGCCTGATGTTGAGCGACGTTGTTCTGTCGGCGCGCGAGAAAGAAGTCTGCCTGGGCCTGCTGACCGGCGGCACCGTACCGCACATGGCGGAAAAGCTGCGGGTCAAGAACAGCTCGATCGAGACCTATCTCAAACGCGCCACGGCCAAATTGGGTGTCAGTGGCCGGCATGGCCTGGCGAAATGGATGGCCGGGGCGTGA